One window of Candidatus Methylomirabilota bacterium genomic DNA carries:
- a CDS encoding type II toxin-antitoxin system PemK/MazF family toxin codes for MRRGEVWWAELPAPAGRRPVVLLSRNEAYAVRELVTVASVTTRIRQIPTEVGLGPAEGLPKACVANLDTITTIPKRALTQLIGPLPPEKLAAVERALRFALGLS; via the coding sequence ATGCGCCGCGGCGAGGTGTGGTGGGCGGAGCTGCCGGCCCCCGCCGGCCGGCGGCCGGTGGTGCTGCTGTCACGCAACGAGGCCTATGCCGTGCGCGAGTTGGTGACCGTCGCCTCAGTCACGACGCGGATTCGGCAGATTCCCACCGAGGTTGGTCTCGGGCCCGCGGAAGGGTTGCCGAAGGCATGCGTGGCCAACCTCGACACGATCACAACCATCCCCAAGCGGGCGCTGACGCAGCTCATCGGCCCGCTCCCGCCGGAAAAGCTGGCGGCCGTGGAGCGCGCGCTCCGATTCGCTCTCGGCCTCTCCTAA
- a CDS encoding tetratricopeptide repeat protein, whose product MTTVQLFRQASRCRDQGKFEEATSLVAQGLRLDPDNVVGLLLAGSLHTVFREAHLARAAFERVLALDPRQPRALLGLARIAFEEGEAGTCMEVLRRALAHYPEFPEAQALLEVVRSVGVPVAPAPTPRPVVHVDRLRVPVDSREALLARVDATLIFAQPRGARTEEIAALTSQLCRVASAMLARSGLGPLHHAVIEGAAETTFLRTDGEVVLSIAFGRDIDTSAGLAHLERVWTNCRHELATQVA is encoded by the coding sequence GTGACGACGGTCCAGCTCTTTCGTCAAGCGAGCCGCTGTCGCGACCAGGGAAAGTTCGAAGAGGCGACGAGTCTCGTCGCTCAGGGGCTCCGGCTCGATCCCGACAACGTCGTCGGTCTCCTCCTGGCGGGCTCGCTGCACACGGTGTTTCGCGAGGCGCACCTGGCCAGGGCGGCGTTCGAGCGCGTGCTGGCGCTCGATCCCAGGCAGCCGCGCGCTCTGCTGGGGCTCGCGCGGATCGCCTTCGAGGAAGGCGAGGCCGGCACCTGCATGGAGGTCCTGAGACGCGCGCTCGCCCACTACCCCGAGTTCCCCGAGGCCCAGGCGTTGCTGGAGGTCGTCAGGAGCGTCGGCGTGCCGGTGGCGCCGGCGCCCACGCCGCGCCCGGTGGTGCACGTCGATCGGTTGCGCGTGCCGGTGGACAGCCGCGAGGCGCTGCTGGCGCGGGTCGACGCCACGCTGATCTTCGCCCAACCGCGGGGCGCCCGGACGGAGGAGATAGCCGCGCTGACCTCTCAGCTGTGCCGGGTCGCCTCCGCCATGCTCGCGCGGTCAGGGCTCGGCCCGCTCCACCACGCCGTCATCGAGGGCGCCGCCGAAACGACGTTCCTGAGGACCGACGGCGAGGTGGTCCTCTCGATCGCGTTCGGCCGCGACATCGACACTAGCGCGGGCCTGGCCCATCTCGAACGTGTCTGGACTAACTGTCGCCATGAGCTGGCGACTCAGGTGGCGTGA
- a CDS encoding UvrD-helicase domain-containing protein: MAADRILEGLNEAQREAVSHDAGPLLIVAGAGTGKTTVITRRIAHLIAQRRARPEEILALTFTDKAAAEMEERVDTLVPYGYADVEIATFHAFGDRILREHALEIGLTPDFRVFNRAEQVIFLRDRLFELPLDHYRPLGDPTRHLQALITLISRCKDEDVAPEEYGAYAERLAREATLAPDYEEARQRAAQQAELAATYAKYRELTAREGVVDFGDQIVLVLRLLRARPYVLGAYQRRFKYILVDEFQDTNYAQFELVKLLAARHANVAVVADDDQCLPSGTLVETATGPRPIESFKPGDAVLTAAGKGFLGTSVVTRVFRQRKHTRLLTFETESGRRLTVTDNHKMFCYVPRRGPSDELTYVYLMERRDLGWRIGVTNDLAVRLRLEAGADRIVGLRAFRSEAEARYHEVLWSLKYSIPTLPFMPRSDVMIVGNYLEGLFRQLETRKNAEMLAVELGIDLNAHHFALGGVHRGGQSRVKVVLTMCWRRYAPKKGARLLKAPQILHGVSVETSAPGVIERLRAAGLSLRKAKRGWRHRATSTSLREVGIRAELLCELTGGILEVCFDVGRGPVKSKGALVMPAGNVLPGHYVPVVRDNRVVYERVVDVSERVQMQDVYDLEIDRTHNFVAEGIVVHNSIYKFRGAAISNVLGFLEAYPEAAQIVLTDNYRSTQEILDAAYRLIQYNNPDRLEVRSGISKQLTARAGAGRSPAHLHYETASQEADAVAQMIRERVEEGVWRYDDVAVLVRSNGDADQFLRSLNLRGIPWTFSGNAGLYGRPEIRLLIAFLRAVVHVDESVSLHYLASSELYQVPIVDLTRCSTYADRKHVSLFDVLRRVDKIAELRDEVSEEGHAAVGHLVAHLARYMELGREVPTGEVLYQFLKDCGWLGRMYRAETARDIAETNNIAKFFDRIRSASKALRYDNVREFVKHLDALIDAGEDPAVAEADVETPAVHVLTVHKAKGLEFPVVFLVNLVQDKFPSRRRRDALELPVAMIKDTLPSGDFHLQEERRLFYVGMTRAKRELYHTSARDYGGTRQRKVSQFVLEALDLPRDAAHPFKARAVEEIERFAPPAQTGEGTMVPLAPDEELTISHKQIDDYQTCPLKYQYVHVLRVPIRRHHTVAYGSIVHKTVEYYLRRRAVGNYTPLDDLLGAYERAWAGEDILRERPGLNEPAEGFLTREHEEARRAAGRKALTRFWHEEEAAGAKPTHVEKEFGFNLGPDRVRGRFDRVDEDLLGAVIVDYKTGDVVRQKDADRRTVASLQLKIYALAWREMTGTPPQRLELRFVDSNLIGRHTPTEEDIKEAVAAVKAAAAGIRARRFEATPSYNACRFCAYNQICPFTATSE, translated from the coding sequence ATGGCGGCCGACCGCATCCTCGAGGGGCTCAACGAGGCGCAGCGCGAGGCCGTCAGCCACGACGCCGGCCCGCTCCTGATCGTCGCCGGCGCCGGCACCGGGAAGACCACCGTCATCACCCGGCGCATCGCCCACCTGATCGCCCAGCGCCGGGCCCGGCCCGAAGAGATCCTCGCCCTGACCTTCACCGACAAGGCCGCGGCGGAGATGGAGGAGCGCGTCGACACCCTGGTGCCCTACGGCTACGCCGACGTCGAGATCGCGACCTTCCACGCCTTCGGCGACCGCATCCTGCGCGAGCACGCGCTGGAGATCGGGCTCACCCCCGATTTCCGGGTTTTCAATCGCGCCGAGCAGGTGATCTTCCTTCGGGACCGGCTCTTCGAGCTGCCCCTCGACCACTACCGTCCACTCGGCGACCCGACGAGGCACCTGCAGGCGCTCATCACGCTCATCAGCCGCTGCAAGGACGAGGATGTCGCGCCCGAAGAGTACGGGGCCTATGCCGAGCGGCTGGCCCGCGAGGCCACGCTGGCCCCCGACTACGAGGAGGCGCGCCAGCGCGCCGCCCAGCAAGCCGAGCTGGCGGCGACCTACGCCAAGTACCGGGAGCTGACGGCCCGCGAGGGCGTCGTCGACTTCGGCGACCAGATCGTGCTCGTGCTCCGCCTCCTCCGCGCGCGCCCCTACGTGCTGGGCGCCTACCAGCGCCGCTTCAAGTACATCCTGGTGGACGAGTTCCAGGACACGAACTACGCGCAGTTCGAGCTCGTGAAGCTGCTGGCGGCGCGTCACGCCAACGTGGCGGTCGTCGCTGATGACGATCAATGCCTGCCGTCCGGCACACTGGTGGAGACCGCGACCGGTCCTCGCCCGATCGAATCATTTAAGCCCGGTGATGCAGTCCTCACAGCAGCGGGGAAAGGCTTCCTAGGAACAAGCGTTGTCACACGCGTGTTCAGGCAGAGAAAGCACACGCGCCTTTTGACATTCGAGACCGAGTCGGGGCGCCGGCTCACTGTGACCGATAACCACAAGATGTTCTGTTATGTGCCGAGGCGAGGGCCGTCAGACGAGCTTACCTACGTTTACCTAATGGAGCGGCGGGATCTCGGTTGGCGTATCGGCGTTACGAATGATTTGGCGGTCCGGCTCCGCTTGGAAGCTGGAGCGGATCGGATCGTTGGCCTTCGCGCGTTTCGCTCGGAGGCTGAGGCTCGCTACCATGAGGTGCTGTGGTCGCTGAAATACTCGATTCCCACGTTGCCGTTCATGCCTCGCAGTGACGTGATGATTGTTGGCAACTACCTCGAGGGACTCTTCCGCCAGCTCGAAACGAGAAAGAACGCCGAAATGCTGGCCGTCGAGCTGGGTATCGATCTGAACGCACACCACTTCGCCCTAGGCGGAGTGCATCGCGGCGGGCAATCGCGCGTCAAGGTTGTTCTTACGATGTGCTGGCGCCGGTACGCACCTAAGAAGGGGGCGAGGCTCCTCAAGGCACCCCAGATTCTCCACGGAGTCAGCGTGGAGACTTCGGCGCCAGGTGTAATCGAACGCCTGCGCGCTGCCGGGCTCTCACTTCGCAAGGCGAAGCGTGGATGGCGCCATCGGGCCACAAGCACCTCGCTGCGTGAGGTCGGTATTCGGGCCGAGCTCCTCTGCGAACTGACCGGCGGCATTCTCGAGGTTTGCTTTGATGTTGGACGGGGCCCGGTGAAGTCCAAGGGGGCGCTCGTCATGCCAGCCGGGAACGTGCTGCCCGGACACTACGTGCCCGTTGTCAGGGACAATCGAGTCGTGTACGAGCGGGTGGTCGACGTTTCCGAGAGAGTCCAAATGCAGGACGTCTATGATCTCGAGATAGACCGCACGCACAACTTCGTGGCCGAGGGGATTGTAGTCCACAACTCGATCTACAAGTTCCGGGGCGCCGCCATCTCCAATGTGCTGGGCTTCCTCGAGGCCTATCCTGAAGCCGCCCAGATCGTCCTGACCGACAATTACCGGTCGACGCAGGAGATCCTGGACGCCGCCTACCGGCTCATCCAGTACAACAACCCCGACCGACTGGAGGTCCGCAGCGGAATCAGCAAGCAGCTCACGGCGCGGGCGGGAGCCGGCCGGTCGCCCGCCCACCTGCACTACGAGACGGCGAGCCAGGAGGCGGACGCCGTCGCCCAGATGATCCGCGAGCGGGTCGAAGAGGGAGTATGGCGCTACGACGATGTGGCGGTCCTGGTGCGCTCGAACGGGGACGCCGACCAGTTCCTCCGCTCCCTGAACCTCCGCGGCATTCCGTGGACCTTCTCCGGGAACGCCGGACTCTATGGTCGTCCGGAGATCCGGCTGCTCATCGCCTTTCTGCGCGCGGTTGTGCACGTGGACGAGTCGGTGAGCCTGCACTATCTGGCATCGTCCGAGCTCTACCAGGTGCCGATCGTCGATCTCACCCGCTGCTCGACCTACGCCGATCGCAAGCACGTCTCGCTGTTCGACGTCCTCCGACGGGTCGACAAGATCGCCGAGTTGCGCGACGAGGTCAGCGAGGAGGGGCACGCGGCCGTCGGTCATCTCGTGGCGCATCTCGCCCGCTACATGGAGCTGGGACGGGAGGTCCCGACGGGCGAGGTGCTGTACCAGTTCCTGAAGGACTGTGGCTGGCTGGGACGGATGTACCGGGCGGAGACGGCGCGGGACATCGCGGAAACGAACAACATCGCGAAGTTCTTCGATCGGATCCGGTCGGCGTCCAAGGCGCTCCGCTACGACAATGTGCGGGAGTTCGTCAAGCACCTCGACGCGCTGATCGACGCTGGAGAGGATCCGGCCGTGGCTGAAGCGGACGTCGAAACCCCGGCCGTGCACGTGCTCACCGTCCACAAGGCCAAGGGCCTCGAGTTCCCGGTGGTCTTCCTGGTGAATCTCGTGCAGGACAAGTTCCCGTCGCGGCGGCGGCGGGACGCGCTGGAGCTGCCCGTGGCGATGATCAAGGACACGCTGCCCTCCGGCGACTTCCATCTCCAAGAGGAGCGCCGCCTCTTCTACGTGGGCATGACGCGCGCCAAGCGCGAGCTCTACCACACGAGCGCGCGCGACTACGGCGGCACCCGTCAGCGCAAGGTGAGCCAGTTCGTGCTGGAGGCGCTCGACCTGCCGCGCGATGCCGCGCACCCCTTCAAGGCCCGCGCAGTCGAGGAGATCGAACGGTTCGCGCCGCCGGCGCAGACCGGCGAAGGCACGATGGTGCCGCTGGCGCCGGATGAAGAGCTGACGATCAGTCACAAGCAGATCGACGACTATCAGACGTGCCCGCTCAAGTATCAATACGTCCACGTCCTGAGGGTCCCGATCCGGCGGCACCACACCGTCGCCTACGGATCGATCGTCCACAAGACGGTCGAGTACTACCTACGCCGGCGGGCGGTCGGCAACTACACTCCGCTCGACGATCTCCTGGGCGCGTACGAACGCGCGTGGGCCGGGGAGGACATCCTGCGCGAGCGCCCTGGGTTGAACGAGCCGGCGGAAGGCTTCCTCACCCGCGAGCACGAGGAGGCCCGGCGGGCGGCCGGGCGCAAGGCGCTGACGCGCTTCTGGCACGAGGAGGAGGCGGCGGGCGCCAAGCCGACGCACGTCGAGAAGGAGTTCGGCTTCAACCTGGGGCCTGACCGCGTCCGGGGCCGCTTCGACCGCGTGGACGAGGACCTGCTCGGCGCGGTGATCGTCGACTACAAGACGGGCGACGTCGTCCGGCAGAAGGACGCCGACCGCCGCACCGTGGCGAGTCTCCAGCTCAAGATCTACGCGCTGGCCTGGCGGGAGATGACGGGCACGCCGCCCCAGCGCCTGGAGCTTCGTTTCGTGGACTCGAACCTGATCGGCCGCCACACCCCGACCGAGGAGGATATAAAGGAAGCGGTGGCGGCGGTGAAGGCGGCGGCCGCCGGCATTCGCGCGCGCCGGTTCGAGGCGACGCCCTCCTACAACGCGTGCCGCTTCTGCGCGTACAATCAGATCTGCCCGTTCACCGCGACCAGCGAGTAG
- a CDS encoding chemotaxis protein CheW: MTTSLLDTSAVVRACVFMLGGEPFALDVARVREVVIFDEFTAVPLAPPHVIGLANLRGDVMPIVDAHGLLGLPLRRPGRAQRTLVVGADGLEIALVIDGVMSLEAFGEIVPVEEAAGRPCARWTLGFLKRDDLLVPLLDAEKVINALRPATARSSAA, encoded by the coding sequence GTGACGACGAGCCTGCTCGACACCTCGGCGGTGGTCCGGGCCTGCGTCTTCATGCTCGGCGGCGAGCCGTTCGCCCTGGATGTCGCGCGCGTCCGCGAGGTCGTGATCTTCGACGAGTTCACCGCGGTGCCGCTGGCGCCTCCGCACGTCATCGGGCTGGCCAACCTCCGCGGTGATGTCATGCCGATCGTCGACGCGCACGGCCTCCTCGGATTGCCTCTCCGCCGGCCTGGCCGCGCGCAGCGGACGCTGGTCGTCGGCGCGGACGGCCTGGAGATCGCGCTCGTCATCGACGGCGTGATGAGCCTGGAGGCGTTCGGCGAGATCGTGCCGGTCGAAGAGGCGGCGGGACGACCCTGCGCTCGGTGGACGCTCGGGTTCCTCAAGCGTGACGACCTGCTCGTCCCGCTGCTCGACGCGGAGAAGGTCATCAATGCGCTCCGGCCGGCGACGGCACGGAGCAGCGCGGCCTGA
- a CDS encoding ribbon-helix-helix protein, CopG family: MPKAATKVAVSIPDDLYRILERVRRARGKTRSAAIQEALRHWLDHEAQRALVREYEAGYRRKPEGRREVKAAEAAAIRLLAAEDW, from the coding sequence ATGCCGAAGGCAGCGACGAAGGTCGCCGTCAGCATCCCGGACGATCTCTATCGCATCCTCGAGCGGGTGCGCCGGGCGAGGGGCAAGACCCGGAGCGCCGCGATCCAGGAGGCCCTCCGGCATTGGCTCGACCACGAGGCCCAGCGGGCGCTGGTCCGCGAGTACGAGGCGGGGTACCGGCGCAAGCCCGAGGGGCGCCGGGAGGTCAAGGCCGCGGAAGCGGCCGCCATCCGTCTTCTGGCCGCCGAAGATTGGTAA
- a CDS encoding response regulator, with translation MAKVMVVDDAYSDLHFMESILKSAGHEVVTYPDGEQLEEKVAVERPDVLLLDIVMPKRNGFDVLRGLRKDQRTKQTRVVVVSSKNQESDRAWGLKQGADEYLPKPFTAEQLLTAVRRFAR, from the coding sequence ATGGCAAAGGTGATGGTGGTCGACGACGCCTACTCGGATCTTCATTTCATGGAATCCATCCTCAAGTCGGCCGGTCACGAGGTCGTGACGTACCCCGACGGCGAGCAGCTCGAGGAGAAGGTCGCGGTGGAGCGACCGGACGTGCTGCTGCTGGACATCGTCATGCCGAAGCGCAACGGCTTCGACGTCCTCCGCGGCCTCCGCAAGGACCAGCGCACGAAGCAGACGCGCGTCGTCGTTGTCAGCTCCAAGAACCAGGAGAGCGACCGCGCCTGGGGACTCAAGCAGGGCGCCGACGAGTATCTGCCCAAGCCCTTCACGGCCGAGCAGCTCCTCACGGCCGTCCGGCGGTTCGCCCGGTGA
- the tcuA gene encoding FAD-dependent tricarballylate dehydrogenase TcuA: MSGPYDVVVVGGGNAALCAALSAREHGARVLVLEKAPEAWRGGNGFFTAGGFRFAFKSFEELRELVGDLSDGEAASMEVDPYTEDTYYDDLMRVTEDCADPDLALLLVRESQPTVRWMKGRGIRWIPMFGRQAYKVGDRFRFWGGLVLEAVGGGAGLIDMEYAAAAKAGIDVRFEAKATRLIVDDRGAVTGVVVRTPSGTESLASRTVVLASGGFEANPEMRTRYLGPNWELARVRGTPYNTGDGIRMALEIGALPWGHWSGCHSVQWDLNAPWHGDRKVGDNFQKHSYPLGIIVNLRGERFVDEGADFRNYTYVKYGRAVIEQPRRAAFQIFDQKVVHLLREEYRIREVTKAEDMTLEGLARKLEIDGAGFVATVTAFNAAVQPGVFNPAIKDGQATRGITPPKSNWALPLDTPPYVGYAVTTGITFTFGGLRITPDAQVIDCEQRPIPGLFAAGELVGGLFYHNYPGGAGLMAGAVFGRIAGRTAARAARGG; this comes from the coding sequence GTGAGCGGACCATACGACGTCGTCGTGGTCGGCGGCGGCAACGCCGCCCTCTGCGCCGCCCTCTCGGCCCGCGAGCACGGTGCGCGCGTGCTCGTGCTAGAGAAGGCGCCCGAGGCCTGGCGCGGAGGCAACGGCTTCTTCACGGCCGGGGGCTTTCGCTTCGCGTTCAAGAGCTTCGAGGAGCTGCGCGAGCTGGTGGGCGACCTCTCCGACGGGGAAGCGGCCTCGATGGAGGTGGACCCATACACCGAGGACACGTATTACGACGACCTCATGCGGGTCACCGAGGACTGCGCCGACCCCGATCTGGCACTGCTCCTGGTGCGGGAGTCCCAGCCGACCGTGCGCTGGATGAAGGGGCGCGGCATCCGCTGGATCCCCATGTTCGGCCGTCAGGCCTACAAGGTCGGCGACCGCTTTCGCTTCTGGGGCGGGCTCGTGCTGGAGGCGGTGGGGGGGGGAGCGGGGCTGATCGACATGGAGTACGCGGCGGCGGCCAAGGCCGGGATCGACGTGCGCTTCGAGGCCAAGGCCACCCGCCTCATCGTGGACGACCGGGGCGCCGTCACCGGCGTCGTCGTGCGCACCCCGTCTGGCACGGAGTCACTCGCTTCGCGCACCGTCGTGCTGGCCTCGGGCGGCTTCGAGGCCAACCCCGAGATGCGCACGCGCTACCTCGGCCCCAACTGGGAGCTGGCGCGCGTCCGCGGCACCCCGTACAACACCGGCGACGGCATCCGCATGGCGCTCGAGATCGGGGCGCTGCCCTGGGGCCACTGGAGCGGCTGCCACTCCGTGCAGTGGGACCTCAACGCGCCCTGGCACGGCGATCGGAAGGTCGGCGACAACTTCCAGAAGCACTCCTATCCGCTGGGCATCATCGTCAACCTCCGGGGCGAGCGCTTCGTGGACGAGGGCGCGGACTTCCGCAACTACACCTACGTCAAATACGGGCGGGCGGTCATCGAGCAGCCCCGACGCGCCGCCTTCCAGATCTTCGACCAGAAGGTCGTCCACCTGCTGCGCGAGGAGTACCGCATCCGCGAGGTGACGAAGGCGGAAGACATGACGCTGGAGGGGCTCGCCCGCAAGCTCGAGATCGACGGGGCGGGGTTCGTGGCCACGGTGACCGCGTTCAACGCCGCCGTCCAGCCCGGCGTCTTCAACCCGGCCATCAAGGACGGCCAGGCCACGCGGGGGATCACGCCGCCCAAGTCGAATTGGGCCCTGCCGCTCGACACGCCGCCCTACGTGGGCTACGCCGTGACCACGGGGATCACCTTCACCTTCGGGGGGCTGCGGATCACACCCGACGCCCAGGTGATCGACTGCGAGCAGCGCCCGATTCCCGGTCTCTTCGCCGCCGGCGAGCTGGTGGGGGGGCTCTTCTATCACAACTATCCGGGCGGGGCGGGGCTGATGGCCGGCGCCGTGTTCGGCCGCATCGCCGGCCGCACCGCCGCGCGGGCGGCTCGCGGAGGCTAG
- a CDS encoding DUF2470 domain-containing protein, whose protein sequence is MSRHADPPRVSDAPPVPEPTFAERARTLVDQGRTGTLATLSRKHPGHPFGSIMPYALDAEGRPLLLISSMAMHTQNLGADPRASLFVTQAGTTGEPLAAGRVTLMGEARPLPAEQRVAARATYLARHQSAAYWAEFEDFGFWRLEVTDVYFVGGFAAMGWVEAEEYRRARPDPLAEVAPGILEHMNRDHADALVAYARFFAGAQAEEATMAAVDRLGFKLRLRQGQRRWSVRIPFPREVTSAGDSRAVLIEMLRRARGGT, encoded by the coding sequence ATGAGCCGTCACGCCGATCCGCCGCGCGTGTCCGACGCGCCCCCGGTCCCCGAGCCCACGTTCGCCGAGCGCGCCCGCACGCTGGTGGACCAGGGACGGACGGGGACGCTGGCGACGCTCTCGCGCAAGCATCCCGGCCACCCGTTCGGCTCGATCATGCCGTACGCGCTCGACGCCGAGGGGCGCCCGCTGCTCCTGATCAGCTCGATGGCGATGCACACGCAGAACTTGGGGGCGGATCCCCGCGCCAGCCTCTTCGTGACCCAGGCCGGGACGACCGGCGAACCGCTGGCGGCCGGGCGGGTGACGCTGATGGGCGAGGCGCGCCCCCTGCCGGCCGAGCAGCGGGTCGCCGCGCGGGCGACGTACCTCGCCCGTCACCAGAGCGCGGCCTACTGGGCGGAGTTCGAGGACTTCGGCTTCTGGCGGCTCGAGGTCACCGATGTCTACTTCGTCGGTGGCTTTGCCGCGATGGGGTGGGTGGAGGCGGAGGAGTACCGGCGGGCCCGGCCCGACCCGCTGGCGGAGGTCGCCCCGGGGATCCTCGAGCACATGAACCGCGACCACGCCGACGCGCTGGTGGCCTACGCGCGGTTCTTCGCGGGCGCCCAGGCCGAGGAGGCGACGATGGCCGCCGTGGACCGCCTGGGGTTCAAGCTCCGCCTCCGCCAAGGCCAGCGGCGGTGGAGCGTGCGCATCCCGTTCCCGCGGGAGGTCACCAGCGCCGGGGACAGCCGCGCGGTCTTGATCGAGATGCTGCGACGGGCCCGGGGCGGGACCTAG
- a CDS encoding ABC transporter substrate-binding protein yields MERRQILKILTGTAIGVLAPRELAWPEPPARGGLRARELALPEPRTASAPGVSTRDIKIGMSAAFKGTAAGLGTELYRGAQAYYNEINGRGGIYGRTISIVTLDDGYEPTPCIKNTLQLIEKEQVFFLSNYVGTPTLTRALPVIKRYADQQVILVGNFTGAQPQREEPYVDQVFNVRASYRQEMMALVDRFWQAGARRFGVYYQIDAYGRSGTDGVARGLAQRGAKIVAEATYIRGAKFEDDMTPAVKALRGAGVDVVLCTGAYQGCGAFVRSVRDAGWNVPISNVSFVGCEAMLSLLLKHGKTTRRDYTQALINSQVVPSYDDPTLPAVVEYRALMEKHNPKVPDALRDPKYVPELLSFRSLEGFVNAKVIVEALRRAGPNPTRAGFRQALESMRNVDLGIGAPLTFSPERHQGLDSVYFTRVDNGRWVPVNDWTAAVKA; encoded by the coding sequence ATGGAGCGGCGCCAGATTCTCAAGATCCTCACGGGAACGGCGATCGGTGTCCTCGCCCCGCGGGAGCTGGCCTGGCCGGAGCCGCCGGCTCGGGGCGGCCTGAGAGCTCGCGAACTGGCCCTGCCGGAGCCGCGGACGGCGAGCGCGCCCGGCGTCAGCACCCGCGACATCAAGATCGGCATGAGCGCCGCGTTCAAGGGGACGGCGGCGGGGCTGGGCACCGAGCTCTACCGCGGCGCCCAGGCCTACTACAACGAGATCAACGGCCGGGGCGGCATCTACGGGCGGACGATCAGCATCGTCACGCTCGACGACGGCTATGAGCCGACGCCGTGCATCAAGAACACGCTGCAGCTGATCGAAAAAGAGCAGGTGTTCTTCCTCTCCAACTACGTGGGCACGCCGACGCTCACCCGGGCCCTGCCGGTGATCAAGCGCTACGCCGACCAGCAGGTCATCCTGGTGGGGAACTTCACCGGGGCCCAGCCCCAGCGCGAGGAGCCTTACGTCGATCAGGTGTTCAACGTCCGCGCCTCCTACCGGCAGGAGATGATGGCGCTGGTCGACCGTTTCTGGCAGGCCGGCGCGCGGAGGTTCGGCGTCTACTACCAGATCGACGCCTACGGGCGGAGTGGCACCGACGGCGTCGCCCGCGGGCTGGCGCAGCGGGGGGCGAAGATCGTCGCCGAGGCGACCTACATCCGGGGCGCCAAGTTCGAGGACGACATGACGCCGGCGGTGAAGGCGCTCCGCGGCGCCGGGGTGGACGTGGTGCTGTGCACCGGCGCCTATCAGGGCTGCGGCGCCTTCGTCAGGTCCGTCCGCGATGCCGGCTGGAACGTGCCCATCTCCAACGTGTCGTTCGTCGGCTGCGAGGCGATGCTGAGCCTCCTGCTCAAGCACGGCAAGACGACGAGGCGCGACTACACGCAGGCGCTGATCAACTCGCAGGTGGTGCCGAGCTACGACGACCCCACGCTGCCGGCGGTGGTCGAGTACCGCGCGCTCATGGAGAAGCACAACCCGAAGGTCCCCGACGCGCTGCGGGACCCCAAGTACGTACCCGAGCTCCTGAGCTTCCGCAGCCTCGAAGGCTTCGTGAACGCCAAGGTGATCGTGGAGGCGCTCCGCCGGGCCGGGCCGAACCCCACCCGGGCGGGCTTCCGCCAGGCGCTGGAGTCGATGCGAAACGTCGATCTCGGCATCGGCGCGCCCCTTACCTTCAGCCCGGAGCGGCACCAGGGCCTGGACAGCGTCTACTTCACCCGCGTCGACAACGGCCGGTGGGTGCCCGTCAACGACTGGACGGCGGCGGTCAAGGCATGA
- a CDS encoding EthD family reductase — translation MIRVTVLYPNESGKKFDHDYYKNKHMTLVAERLKSFGLIRYEVDKGVAGGAPGVPAPFVGACHLYFNALGDFQKGIGAHNKEIMGDIPNYTNIQPQIQISEIVG, via the coding sequence ATGATCCGCGTGACGGTGCTCTACCCGAACGAATCGGGCAAGAAGTTCGACCACGACTACTACAAGAACAAGCACATGACGCTGGTCGCCGAGCGGCTCAAGAGCTTCGGCCTGATCCGCTACGAGGTCGACAAGGGCGTGGCCGGCGGCGCGCCTGGGGTCCCGGCGCCGTTCGTGGGGGCGTGCCACCTCTACTTCAATGCGCTCGGCGACTTCCAGAAGGGGATCGGTGCGCACAACAAGGAGATCATGGGCGATATCCCGAACTACACGAACATCCAGCCGCAGATCCAGATCAGCGAGATCGTGGGCTGA